A genomic segment from Nodularia sphaerocarpa UHCC 0038 encodes:
- a CDS encoding type II toxin-antitoxin system VapC family toxin: MKISEALVGVSHIFIDTAPVIYFVERNPQFVNLVDPIFERLETGMTAIVSPITLSECLVGAIRSGLADLEQAFVDVLLSNEVVFVDINAAIARDAAKIRLLYNLQLPDALQIAIALTSNCDAFLTNDQALKRVTELRVLVVSELEVD, from the coding sequence ATGAAGATTAGCGAGGCATTGGTAGGAGTTTCTCATATATTTATTGATACAGCACCAGTCATCTATTTTGTAGAACGCAATCCGCAGTTTGTGAATTTAGTAGACCCAATTTTTGAAAGATTGGAAACTGGTATGACAGCAATAGTATCTCCCATAACATTGTCTGAATGTTTGGTGGGTGCTATACGTTCGGGTTTAGCAGATTTAGAGCAAGCTTTTGTCGATGTCTTGCTCAGTAATGAAGTGGTTTTTGTGGATATTAATGCTGCAATTGCACGAGACGCTGCGAAAATACGGTTACTTTACAACCTTCAGTTACCTGATGCTTTACAGATAGCGATCGCTTTAACAAGTAACTGTGATGCTTTTTTGACTAATGATCAGGCTTTGAAGCGAGTAACAGAATTGAGAGTTTTAGTGGTAAGTGAGTTAGAGGTGGATTAA
- the gndA gene encoding NADP-dependent phosphogluconate dehydrogenase, giving the protein MTLQSFGVIGLAVMGENIALNVERNGFPIAVYNRSREKTDAFMAQRAPGRNVKAAFTLEEFVASLERPRKILVMVQAGKPVDAVIAQLKPLLDEGDIIIDGGNSWFEDTERRTQELEPAGLRFLGMGVSGGEEGALNGPSLMPGGTPSSYEYLSPIFNKIAAQVDDGACVTYIGPGGSGHYVKMVHNGIEYGDMQLIAEAYDLLKNVAGLNANQLHEVFTEWNTTDELNSFLIEITSNIFPYVDPDTKKPLVDLIVDAAGQKGTGRWTVQTALELGVAIPTITAAVNARIMSSIKDERVAASKSLTGPSAKFDGDVKDFVNKVRDALYCSKICSYAQGMALLSTASKTYNWDLNLSEMARIWKGGCIIRAGFLNKIKKAFNENPALPNLLLAPEFKQTILDRQNAWREVIMTAAKLGIPVPAFSASLDYFDSYRRDRLPQNLTQAQRDYFGAHTYKRLDKEGAFHTEWVPIAEAKK; this is encoded by the coding sequence ATGACACTACAAAGCTTTGGTGTGATTGGATTAGCCGTAATGGGCGAAAATATAGCGCTCAACGTTGAGCGTAATGGCTTCCCAATTGCAGTTTATAACCGCTCCAGAGAAAAAACGGATGCGTTTATGGCGCAGCGCGCCCCAGGAAGGAACGTCAAAGCCGCCTTTACCTTAGAGGAATTTGTCGCATCATTGGAACGTCCCCGCAAAATTCTCGTGATGGTGCAAGCTGGTAAGCCAGTGGATGCGGTGATTGCCCAACTCAAACCCTTACTAGATGAAGGCGATATCATTATTGACGGTGGTAACTCTTGGTTTGAAGATACAGAAAGACGTACTCAGGAATTAGAACCTGCTGGACTGCGGTTTCTGGGTATGGGTGTCAGTGGCGGTGAAGAAGGCGCACTCAATGGTCCCTCACTTATGCCTGGTGGTACTCCCAGTTCCTATGAGTATCTATCCCCAATTTTCAACAAAATTGCCGCTCAAGTCGATGATGGCGCTTGTGTCACCTATATTGGCCCTGGTGGTTCTGGTCACTATGTGAAAATGGTACACAACGGTATTGAGTACGGCGATATGCAGCTGATTGCAGAAGCCTACGATTTGCTGAAAAATGTGGCTGGATTAAATGCAAATCAGCTACATGAAGTGTTCACTGAATGGAATACTACCGATGAACTCAATTCATTTTTGATTGAGATTACATCTAATATTTTCCCTTACGTTGACCCCGACACCAAAAAACCCTTGGTGGATTTAATTGTTGACGCAGCCGGTCAAAAGGGAACTGGTCGTTGGACTGTGCAAACTGCTTTGGAATTGGGTGTGGCGATTCCGACAATTACCGCCGCAGTTAATGCTCGGATTATGTCTTCGATTAAAGATGAACGGGTAGCAGCATCTAAGAGTCTCACAGGCCCTAGTGCTAAGTTTGATGGCGATGTCAAGGACTTTGTTAACAAAGTTCGTGATGCTCTTTATTGTTCCAAAATCTGTTCTTACGCTCAAGGTATGGCGCTGTTATCTACAGCTTCCAAAACATACAATTGGGATTTGAATCTGAGTGAAATGGCGCGGATTTGGAAAGGTGGTTGTATTATTCGCGCTGGCTTCTTGAATAAGATTAAGAAGGCTTTTAACGAAAATCCAGCTTTGCCTAACTTGCTGTTAGCTCCCGAATTTAAGCAGACTATTCTTGATAGACAAAATGCTTGGCGGGAAGTCATCATGACAGCAGCAAAACTGGGAATCCCAGTTCCAGCATTTAGTGCATCTTTGGATTATTTTGACAGCTATCGCCGCGATCGCCTACCCCAAAATCTCACCCAAGCACAACGCGACTACTTCGGCGCACATACTTACAAGCGCCTTGACAAAGAAGGCGCATTCCACACTGAGTGGGTTCCTATCGCTGAAGCTAAGAAGTAA
- a CDS encoding DUF4926 domain-containing protein yields MSQNTPKLLDVIALTSDIPEYNLLRGQVGTIVEILADGAAFEVEFSDRNGQAYESLALTPEQIMVLHFEPIAYPH; encoded by the coding sequence ATGAGTCAGAATACACCGAAGTTACTAGATGTAATAGCACTCACATCTGATATACCTGAATATAATTTGTTGCGTGGTCAAGTTGGTACAATAGTCGAAATATTAGCCGATGGTGCTGCCTTTGAAGTAGAATTTAGCGATCGCAATGGACAAGCCTATGAATCTCTTGCTTTAACTCCAGAGCAGATTATGGTGTTACATTTTGAGCCAATCGCCTACCCTCATTGA
- a CDS encoding VWA domain-containing protein has translation MTEIMGRQYTLIIDKSGSMESPSELPGKTRWEAMQENTLALARKCDQLDPDGINVYLFSGRHKFYSEVTASKVQQIFQENHPAGSTNLAGVLKAAFDDFFTRRGQGLTPNGETIIVVTDGEPDDRKPVYEQIILASRKIDSDEELAVLFFQIGDDAGATKFLRTIDDELTNAGAKFDIADVTTADEIEDIGFAAALEKAITD, from the coding sequence ATGACAGAAATTATGGGCAGACAATACACTCTAATCATAGACAAGTCCGGCAGCATGGAAAGCCCTAGCGAACTTCCAGGCAAAACAAGATGGGAAGCTATGCAAGAAAACACTTTAGCGTTAGCGCGCAAGTGTGACCAGCTAGACCCAGATGGTATCAACGTTTACCTGTTTTCTGGCAGACACAAATTTTACTCCGAGGTGACTGCGAGTAAAGTTCAGCAGATATTCCAAGAGAATCACCCGGCTGGAAGCACCAACTTAGCAGGGGTACTTAAAGCAGCCTTTGATGATTTTTTCACCCGCCGGGGACAAGGTTTAACGCCAAACGGTGAGACAATTATTGTTGTCACCGATGGTGAGCCAGATGATCGTAAGCCTGTGTATGAGCAGATTATCCTAGCCAGTCGGAAAATAGATAGTGATGAAGAATTAGCAGTGTTGTTCTTTCAAATTGGTGATGATGCAGGGGCTACTAAGTTTCTGCGGACAATAGACGATGAGTTGACCAACGCCGGTGCAAAGTTTGATATTGCTGATGTGACAACTGCTGATGAAATAGAAGATATTGGATTTGCCGCAGCTTTAGAGAAAGCCATTACGGACTAA
- a CDS encoding Ycf66 family protein has protein sequence MLAYVLAFVVGLGSLAIYIAAFFFPEIHRKNDFIWSGVGLFYALMLWVFAPRISGGLLLGHVASVALLVWFGWQTLSLRRQLTPQTEQTPVPSPETVKTGIQEQIAKLSLQERLGQVQGSLGNIFSGAKNKAQQTITKKTPETPKTEAKTPVPAQKPVVEIIDRTTPTAEAKVATTATESPTEDVLVATPPNPPPAEMVAAAQAEAETEEKAPIPVEEIAPDAVLAPPAEAPPEEIPPHNQVG, from the coding sequence ATGCTGGCATATGTTCTAGCTTTTGTGGTCGGACTGGGTAGTTTAGCCATTTACATCGCAGCTTTCTTTTTTCCAGAAATCCACCGGAAGAATGACTTTATCTGGAGTGGTGTCGGACTTTTCTATGCCTTAATGTTATGGGTGTTTGCGCCCCGCATTTCTGGAGGTTTATTACTTGGTCATGTGGCCAGCGTGGCTCTTTTGGTTTGGTTTGGCTGGCAAACTCTTTCATTACGTCGCCAACTCACTCCGCAGACAGAACAAACCCCAGTACCCAGTCCTGAGACGGTGAAAACTGGCATTCAGGAGCAAATAGCTAAGTTGTCCCTCCAGGAACGGCTGGGTCAGGTGCAAGGCAGTCTGGGTAATATCTTTAGCGGCGCAAAAAATAAGGCGCAACAGACGATAACCAAGAAAACGCCTGAAACTCCCAAAACGGAGGCAAAGACTCCTGTACCCGCGCAGAAACCTGTTGTTGAGATTATCGATAGAACCACTCCCACAGCAGAGGCAAAAGTTGCTACTACTGCAACTGAATCTCCAACTGAGGATGTGTTGGTAGCAACCCCACCAAATCCCCCGCCTGCGGAAATGGTAGCAGCAGCCCAAGCTGAGGCTGAGACGGAAGAAAAAGCACCGATTCCTGTTGAGGAAATTGCCCCGGATGCGGTACTTGCTCCCCCAGCAGAAGCGCCACCGGAAGAAATACCACCGCATAATCAGGTTGGTTGA